In one window of Campylobacter coli DNA:
- the tsf gene encoding translation elongation factor Ts, with product MAEITAAMVKELRESTGAGMMDCKNALSETNGDFDKAVQLLREKGLGKAAKKADRLAAEGLVSVKVSDDFTSATVSEINSETDFVAKNDQFIALTKDTTAHIQNNSLQSVEELHSSTINGVKFEEYLKSQIATIGENLVVRRFASLKAGANGVVNGYIHTNGRVGVIIAAACDNAEVANKSRDFLKQLCMHIAAMKPSYLSYEDLDMEFVENEYKALVAELEKENEERRRLKDPNKPEHKIPKFASRKQLSDAILKEAEENIKEELKAQGKPEKIWDNIIPGKMNSFIADNSQLDSKLTLMGQFYVMDDKKTIEQVIAEKEKELGGKIKIVEFIRFEVGEGLEKKTEDFAAEVAAQL from the coding sequence ATGGCTGAAATTACTGCTGCAATGGTAAAAGAACTCCGCGAAAGCACAGGCGCGGGGATGATGGATTGTAAAAATGCTTTAAGTGAAACAAATGGAGACTTTGACAAAGCAGTTCAACTTTTAAGAGAAAAGGGTTTGGGTAAAGCCGCTAAGAAAGCTGATAGACTTGCTGCTGAAGGTTTGGTAAGTGTTAAAGTAAGTGATGATTTTACAAGTGCAACGGTAAGTGAAATTAATTCAGAAACAGATTTTGTAGCTAAAAATGATCAATTTATCGCATTAACAAAAGATACGACAGCACATATACAAAATAATAGCCTACAAAGCGTTGAAGAACTTCACTCTAGCACAATCAATGGCGTAAAATTTGAAGAATATTTAAAAAGTCAAATTGCAACTATCGGTGAAAACTTAGTTGTAAGAAGATTTGCTAGTTTAAAAGCAGGTGCAAATGGTGTGGTAAATGGATATATCCATACTAATGGTCGTGTGGGTGTTATCATCGCTGCAGCTTGTGATAATGCTGAAGTAGCAAATAAATCAAGAGATTTCTTAAAACAACTTTGCATGCATATAGCTGCTATGAAGCCAAGCTATTTAAGCTATGAAGATTTGGATATGGAATTTGTAGAAAATGAATATAAAGCTTTAGTCGCAGAGCTTGAAAAAGAAAATGAAGAAAGACGCAGACTTAAAGATCCAAACAAACCAGAGCATAAAATTCCTAAATTTGCAAGCCGTAAACAGCTCAGCGATGCAATCTTAAAAGAAGCTGAAGAAAATATAAAAGAAGAGCTTAAGGCTCAAGGCAAACCTGAGAAAATTTGGGACAATATTATCCCTGGTAAAATGAATAGCTTTATAGCGGATAATTCTCAACTTGATAGTAAACTTACTTTAATGGGTCAATTTTATGTAATGGATGATAAAAAAACTATTGAACAAGTGATTGCTGAAAAAGAAAAAGAATTAGGCGGAAAAATCAAAATAGTTGAATTCATTCGTTTCGAAGTGGGAGAAGGTTTAGAAAAGAAAACCGAAGATTTTGCTGCTGAAGTTGCTGCACAGCTTTAA
- a CDS encoding twin-arginine translocase TatA/TatE family subunit: MGGWSSPSHWLIILLIVVLLFGAKKIPELAKGLGKGIKTFKDEMSNEDEAAKNANAHKIEEKQNTTNHTSTDANIDEVKKS; the protein is encoded by the coding sequence ATGGGTGGTTGGTCAAGTCCAAGTCATTGGTTAATTATTTTATTAATTGTTGTATTACTTTTTGGAGCTAAAAAGATACCGGAGCTTGCAAAAGGCTTGGGTAAAGGTATTAAGACTTTTAAAGATGAAATGAGCAATGAAGATGAAGCAGCAAAAAATGCAAATGCACATAAAATCGAAGAAAAGCAAAATACAACCAATCATACAAGCACTGATGCAAATATAGATGAAGTAAAAAAATCTTAA
- the gmk gene encoding guanylate kinase gives MSAFILLVSGPSGAGKSTLLKRLFDEFQEELYFSISSTTRLPREGEQHGVDYYFITHDEFQQGIDKEQFLEWAKVHENFYGTSLEHTQNALNDGKIVVFDIDVQGFKIAKEKMAEKIISVFITTKNKDELKKRLIKRNTDTILQLEKRLQNASDEMKELNEYDYLIINDKLEESYEALRAILIAHKFKTKGQNLEQIQNIWNKGE, from the coding sequence TTGAGTGCTTTTATATTATTGGTTTCAGGGCCAAGCGGAGCAGGAAAATCTACTCTTTTAAAAAGACTTTTTGATGAATTTCAAGAAGAACTTTATTTTTCTATTTCTTCAACAACACGCTTGCCAAGAGAGGGTGAGCAACATGGGGTGGATTATTATTTTATCACACATGATGAATTTCAACAAGGTATAGATAAAGAGCAGTTTTTAGAATGGGCTAAAGTACATGAAAATTTTTATGGCACTTCGCTTGAACATACACAAAATGCTTTAAATGATGGCAAAATAGTTGTTTTTGATATAGATGTGCAAGGTTTTAAGATAGCTAAAGAGAAAATGGCTGAAAAAATCATTTCTGTTTTTATCACTACAAAAAATAAAGATGAATTAAAAAAAAGACTTATTAAGCGAAATACTGATACAATATTGCAACTAGAGAAAAGATTGCAAAATGCGAGTGATGAAATGAAAGAGCTTAACGAGTATGATTATTTGATCATTAACGATAAGCTAGAGGAAAGTTACGAAGCCTTAAGAGCAATTTTAATCGCCCATAAGTTTAAGACTAAAGGGCAAAATCTAGAGCAAATTCAAAATATTTGGAATAAAGGAGAATAA
- the argS gene encoding arginine--tRNA ligase, with translation MKNIIFNEVKKILECDFALENPKDKNLAHFATPLAFSLAKELKKSPIAIANDLAAKFQEHSYFDKVEALNGYLNFRLSKTFLNDLANKALQNPNEFSKGEGKTESFLLEYVSANPTGPLHIGHARGAVFGDTLARVAKHLGYKFDTEYYVNDAGNQIYLLGLSIFLNIKESILKQEVEYPEQYYKGDYIIDLAKEAYEHFPQDFFTEENIPALADWAKDKMLILIKDNLSQANIQIDAYASERSYYGALEATLSALKEHGGVYEQEGKIWLASSLKGDEKDRVIIREDGRGTYLAADIVYHKDKMSRGYDKCINIWGADHHGYISRMKAAMEFLGFKADDLEIILAQMVSLLKNGEPYKMSKRAGNFILMSDVVEEIGSDALRYIFLSKKCDTHLEFDISDLQKEDNSNPVFYINYAHARIHQVFGKAGKKIDDVIDADLQSLNQDGVNLLFEALNLKAVLTDAFEARALQKIPDYLKNLAASFHKFYNENKVVGSVNENDLLKLFALVALSIKTAFALMGIEAKNKMEH, from the coding sequence TTGAAAAATATTATTTTTAATGAGGTTAAAAAAATTTTAGAGTGTGATTTTGCGCTTGAAAATCCAAAGGATAAAAATCTAGCTCACTTTGCTACTCCTTTGGCTTTTTCTTTGGCTAAAGAATTAAAAAAATCACCTATTGCTATAGCAAATGATCTAGCTGCTAAATTTCAAGAGCATAGCTATTTTGATAAGGTTGAAGCGCTCAATGGGTATTTGAATTTTAGATTATCAAAAACCTTTTTAAATGATCTTGCAAACAAAGCTTTACAAAATCCAAATGAATTCTCCAAAGGAGAGGGTAAAACTGAAAGTTTTTTACTTGAATATGTCAGCGCCAATCCTACAGGTCCTTTGCATATAGGGCATGCAAGAGGCGCGGTTTTTGGCGATACTTTAGCGCGCGTTGCAAAACATTTAGGGTATAAATTTGACACCGAATATTATGTCAATGATGCGGGTAATCAAATTTATTTACTAGGACTTTCTATTTTCTTAAATATCAAAGAAAGTATTTTAAAACAAGAAGTGGAATATCCTGAGCAGTATTACAAGGGTGATTATATTATAGATCTTGCAAAAGAAGCTTATGAACACTTTCCTCAAGATTTTTTTACTGAAGAAAATATCCCTGCTTTAGCGGATTGGGCTAAAGATAAAATGCTTATTTTGATTAAGGATAATTTAAGTCAAGCAAATATTCAAATCGATGCTTATGCCAGTGAAAGATCTTATTATGGTGCTTTGGAGGCAACGCTATCAGCTTTAAAAGAGCATGGGGGTGTTTACGAACAAGAGGGTAAAATTTGGCTTGCTTCATCTTTAAAAGGAGATGAAAAAGATCGTGTTATTATCCGTGAAGATGGTCGTGGGACTTATTTGGCAGCAGATATAGTTTATCATAAGGATAAAATGAGCAGGGGTTATGATAAATGTATCAATATTTGGGGAGCAGATCATCATGGCTATATATCTAGAATGAAAGCCGCTATGGAATTTTTAGGCTTTAAAGCTGATGATCTTGAAATTATCTTAGCACAAATGGTTTCTTTGCTTAAAAATGGAGAGCCTTATAAGATGAGTAAAAGGGCTGGAAATTTTATCTTAATGAGTGATGTGGTAGAAGAGATAGGAAGTGATGCATTGCGTTATATCTTTTTAAGTAAGAAGTGCGACACTCATTTAGAATTTGATATAAGTGATTTACAAAAAGAAGATAATTCTAACCCTGTGTTTTATATTAATTATGCTCACGCTAGAATTCATCAAGTTTTTGGCAAAGCGGGTAAAAAAATCGATGATGTAATTGATGCAGATTTGCAAAGTCTAAATCAAGATGGAGTAAATTTGCTTTTTGAAGCTTTAAATTTAAAAGCTGTTTTAACCGATGCTTTTGAGGCGCGCGCTTTACAAAAAATTCCTGATTATCTTAAAAATTTAGCTGCTAGTTTCCATAAGTTTTACAATGAAAACAAAGTTGTAGGCTCTGTTAATGAAAATGATTTATTAAAACTCTTTGCTTTGGTTGCACTTAGCATTAAGACAGCTTTTGCTTTAATGGGAATTGAAGCTAAGAATAAAATGGAACATTAA
- a CDS encoding multidrug efflux SMR transporter — MYIAIIILSAFLDIVANLLLKKSDGFRHKSWGIAAIISAILAFFLLSFSLKYVPLSIAYSTWGAIGIIGTCLGGWILYREKLNKIGILGIVIVIIAVFLLNH; from the coding sequence ATGTATATAGCAATTATAATTTTATCAGCATTCTTAGACATCGTTGCGAATTTATTATTAAAAAAATCTGATGGTTTTAGACATAAATCTTGGGGTATAGCTGCAATCATCAGTGCCATACTGGCCTTTTTTCTACTTTCTTTTTCTTTAAAATATGTTCCGCTAAGCATAGCTTACTCAACCTGGGGTGCTATAGGAATCATAGGAACTTGTCTTGGTGGGTGGATTTTATATAGAGAAAAATTAAACAAAATAGGAATTTTAGGTATTGTTATCGTAATTATAGCAGTATTTTTACTCAATCATTAA
- the fliR gene encoding flagellar biosynthetic protein FliR: protein MEFVNYLGDKNVATFMLLFARMSGLIVFFPFFSHNSIPIIIKTTFALFLTMYLFPLAKLEILHLDSFFIIQLLSEIVFGMIAGLMLQIIFAIIMMAGEQIAFTMGFTMASVLDPSSGTNMPITSQILHLIALLFFLAFDGHHLMLLFLSHSLGYISLGGFYPHENLMHYLNMGMLNIFIIGFTMSFPILGISLLADTIFGLLMKTMPQFNLLVIGYPIKIALGFIVLIAILLVMMQYFKDLILEVFTHMQTLFFA, encoded by the coding sequence ATGGAATTTGTTAATTATTTAGGAGATAAAAATGTAGCCACCTTTATGTTGCTCTTTGCTAGAATGAGTGGACTTATAGTATTTTTTCCCTTTTTTTCTCATAATTCTATCCCTATAATTATCAAAACGACTTTTGCATTATTTTTAACAATGTATTTATTTCCTTTGGCAAAACTTGAAATTTTACATTTAGATAGTTTTTTTATTATACAGCTTTTAAGTGAAATTGTTTTTGGAATGATAGCTGGGCTTATGTTGCAGATTATTTTTGCTATTATCATGATGGCGGGTGAGCAGATAGCTTTTACTATGGGATTTACTATGGCTAGTGTTTTAGATCCAAGTTCTGGAACAAATATGCCTATTACTTCACAAATTTTACATTTGATTGCTTTGTTATTTTTTCTTGCATTTGATGGTCATCATTTAATGCTTCTATTTTTAAGTCATTCTTTGGGTTATATTAGTCTTGGTGGTTTTTATCCTCATGAAAATTTAATGCATTATCTAAATATGGGAATGTTAAATATTTTTATTATAGGTTTTACGATGAGTTTTCCAATACTTGGAATTTCTCTTTTGGCAGATACTATTTTTGGGCTTTTAATGAAAACTATGCCGCAATTTAATCTTTTGGTAATTGGTTATCCCATTAAGATAGCTTTAGGATTTATAGTGTTAATAGCTATTTTACTTGTAATGATGCAATATTTTAAAGATTTGATTTTGGAGGTTTTTACTCATATGCAAACTCTATTTTTCGCCTAA
- a CDS encoding cytochrome bc complex cytochrome b subunit: MAHIRKANGLVDWLDQRLAVHKLLDVLMVKYWIPKQINFLWAMGVILTTLFTVLFITGLLLVMYYKPDTALAFDSVNKTIMQEVEYGWLWRHMHGVAASVIFLIIYIHMLTGIYYGSYKRGREMIWVSGMLLFVVFSAEAFSGYMLPWGQMSYWAAQVITNLFGGIPLIGPELVIWIRGDYAVSDPTLTRFFMLHVCLLPIVIIAIIAFHFYSLRIPHVNNEIAEELDFDLEAEKYMAGDTKGSKVIPFWPGFLSKDFMYICLFMIFFFYLVCFKFGFAMDPINFDPANALKTPAHIYPEWYFLWSYEVLRGFFFDIAGIKAFDIGLAAFGIAQVIFFLLPWLDRSDVVKPAHERPLFFIWFWVLLIDLIVLTIYGKLPPTGVNAWVGFYASIIFLLLFIVVLPVITIMERKGAK, translated from the coding sequence ATGGCGCATATTAGAAAGGCTAATGGGCTAGTGGATTGGCTTGATCAAAGACTAGCAGTACATAAATTACTTGATGTTTTAATGGTAAAATATTGGATTCCAAAGCAAATCAATTTTCTTTGGGCAATGGGAGTTATTTTAACTACTCTTTTTACTGTGCTTTTTATTACAGGGCTTTTGCTTGTTATGTATTATAAGCCTGATACTGCTCTTGCTTTTGATAGTGTAAATAAAACTATCATGCAGGAAGTGGAATATGGTTGGCTTTGGCGTCATATGCACGGTGTTGCCGCTTCGGTTATCTTCTTAATTATCTATATTCATATGCTAACAGGAATTTATTATGGTTCTTATAAGCGTGGTAGAGAGATGATTTGGGTAAGCGGTATGCTACTTTTTGTAGTATTCTCTGCTGAAGCTTTTAGTGGATACATGCTTCCTTGGGGACAAATGAGTTATTGGGCAGCTCAAGTTATTACTAATCTTTTTGGTGGAATTCCACTTATTGGACCTGAGCTTGTTATTTGGATTCGTGGTGATTATGCAGTTTCTGATCCAACTTTGACAAGATTTTTTATGCTTCATGTATGTTTACTTCCTATAGTAATCATTGCTATCATAGCATTTCACTTTTATTCCTTAAGAATTCCTCATGTAAATAATGAAATCGCTGAAGAATTAGACTTTGATTTAGAAGCTGAAAAATATATGGCAGGCGATACAAAAGGTTCTAAAGTAATTCCTTTTTGGCCAGGATTTTTATCTAAAGACTTCATGTATATTTGTCTTTTTATGATTTTCTTTTTCTATTTGGTATGCTTTAAGTTTGGTTTTGCAATGGATCCTATCAACTTTGATCCAGCTAATGCACTTAAAACTCCAGCACATATTTATCCTGAGTGGTATTTCTTGTGGAGTTATGAAGTTTTAAGAGGATTTTTCTTTGATATTGCAGGTATTAAAGCTTTTGATATAGGTTTGGCTGCTTTTGGTATTGCACAAGTTATTTTCTTCTTACTTCCTTGGCTTGATAGAAGTGATGTGGTTAAACCTGCTCACGAACGACCTTTATTTTTTATTTGGTTTTGGGTATTGCTTATAGATCTCATCGTTTTAACTATTTATGGAAAATTACCTCCAACAGGTGTAAATGCTTGGGTTGGTTTTTATGCTTCTATAATATTTTTACTTTTATTTATAGTCGTTTTACCTGTAATAACTATCATGGAAAGAAAAGGAGCTAAGTAA
- the rpsB gene encoding 30S ribosomal protein S2, protein MVSMRDLLECGVHFGHQTRRWNPKMKKFIFGERKGIYVIDLQKTLRYFRYTYNIVRDAAAEGKTILFVGTKKQAGGAIKEYAEKCGMPYVNHRWLGGMMTNFGTIRQSIRKLEVIEKMEEDGSIKLLTKKEALMLTRKKEKLLAYLGGIRYMKTQPDMIFVIDTVKEKIAVQEANRLKIPVVAPLDTNCDPDLVTYPIPGNDDAIRSVQLFCQEMAEAINEGKALREQDGEALPSEEKEITDEEKKEVLDEAMSEEDFNGEQE, encoded by the coding sequence ATGGTTAGTATGAGAGATTTATTGGAATGTGGTGTACATTTTGGACATCAAACAAGACGCTGGAATCCAAAAATGAAAAAATTTATTTTTGGTGAGAGAAAAGGTATTTATGTAATAGACTTACAAAAAACTTTGAGATATTTTAGATATACTTACAATATCGTTCGTGATGCCGCTGCTGAAGGAAAAACTATACTTTTTGTGGGTACAAAAAAGCAAGCTGGTGGAGCGATTAAGGAATACGCTGAAAAATGCGGTATGCCTTATGTAAATCATAGATGGTTAGGCGGTATGATGACAAATTTTGGAACTATTCGCCAATCAATTAGAAAATTAGAAGTTATTGAAAAAATGGAAGAAGATGGAAGTATTAAACTTTTAACTAAAAAAGAAGCTTTAATGCTTACGAGAAAAAAAGAGAAATTATTGGCTTATCTTGGTGGAATTCGTTATATGAAAACACAACCTGATATGATTTTCGTTATAGATACAGTAAAAGAAAAAATTGCAGTTCAAGAAGCAAATAGATTAAAAATTCCTGTAGTAGCTCCACTAGATACAAACTGCGATCCTGATCTTGTAACTTATCCTATCCCAGGAAATGATGATGCAATTCGTTCAGTTCAACTTTTTTGCCAAGAAATGGCTGAAGCTATCAATGAAGGAAAAGCATTAAGAGAACAAGATGGTGAAGCTTTACCAAGTGAAGAAAAAGAAATCACAGATGAAGAGAAAAAAGAAGTTTTAGACGAAGCAATGAGCGAAGAAGATTTTAATGGGGAGCAAGAATAA
- a CDS encoding ABC transporter ATP-binding protein produces MELLRAENLGHSFDYPLFENLNFSLNQKDCIAIQGSSGCGKSTLLHIISSLLKPNKGEVFFKGQNLYKISENERLKIRRYDLGIIFQTHYLFKGFSALENIELASVLSNQDLDEKILKKLGIHELLKQKIGKLSGGQQQRVSIARVLCKKPKIIFADEATGNLDFDNAKNVIELLVSYAKENDAALFFVTHDSKLAQFCDKTYILNTNGIC; encoded by the coding sequence ATGGAATTATTAAGAGCGGAAAATTTAGGTCATAGCTTTGATTATCCGCTCTTTGAAAATTTAAATTTTTCTTTAAATCAAAAAGATTGTATTGCTATACAAGGCAGTAGTGGCTGCGGAAAATCCACTCTTTTGCATATAATTTCTTCTTTATTAAAACCAAATAAGGGCGAAGTTTTTTTTAAGGGTCAAAATCTTTACAAGATAAGTGAAAATGAAAGACTGAAAATTCGTCGTTATGACTTGGGCATCATTTTTCAAACCCATTATCTTTTTAAAGGTTTTTCAGCTTTAGAAAATATAGAACTTGCTAGTGTTTTATCAAACCAAGATTTAGATGAAAAAATCTTAAAAAAACTAGGTATTCATGAGCTTTTGAAACAAAAAATAGGTAAATTAAGCGGAGGTCAGCAACAACGCGTAAGCATAGCTAGAGTGCTTTGCAAAAAACCAAAAATTATTTTTGCTGATGAGGCTACGGGAAATTTGGATTTTGATAATGCTAAAAATGTTATAGAGCTTTTGGTTTCTTATGCCAAAGAAAATGATGCCGCTTTATTTTTTGTTACTCATGATTCTAAGCTTGCTCAATTTTGTGATAAGACTTATATTTTAAATACTAATGGAATTTGTTAA
- a CDS encoding cyclopropane-fatty-acyl-phospholipid synthase family protein, protein MLEKQMIKFILSKWNYGNFRIVFWDQEEFHVGNQPAKFSLIFKEKIPFLKLFSDTSLVFAKHYMESKLEIEGDYDEIAKVLYYFSNKRFLKNTEDILSKIAQKQESKNIKSHYDIGNDFYKLWLDDTMSYSCAYFKTSSDTLYEAQINKIEHTLKKLDLKPNEKLLDIGCGWGWLSIIAAQKYGVKVVGITISEEQCKKAQERVKELKLEDRVEIRLQNYQDLEFEDYFDKVVSVGMFEHVGKENLGLYFMKAKQVLKPGGSMLLHSILAMFEGKTNAWIDKYIFPGGYLPSLREVVSAMSEWDFHLLLAESLRIHYAKTLDMWSNNFNQVLPQVRKKYDEEFIRMWDLYLRSCASAFRVGSVDLFQFLITKEINNNLSLTKEYIYK, encoded by the coding sequence ATGCTTGAAAAACAAATGATTAAATTTATTCTTTCAAAATGGAATTATGGAAATTTTAGAATTGTATTTTGGGATCAAGAAGAATTTCATGTGGGTAATCAGCCTGCTAAATTTTCTTTAATTTTCAAAGAAAAAATACCTTTTTTAAAATTATTTAGTGATACGAGTTTAGTTTTTGCAAAACACTATATGGAGTCTAAACTAGAAATTGAAGGTGATTATGATGAAATAGCTAAAGTTTTGTATTATTTTTCAAATAAGCGTTTTTTAAAAAATACAGAGGATATCTTGAGTAAAATAGCCCAAAAACAGGAAAGTAAAAATATCAAAAGTCATTATGATATAGGTAATGATTTTTATAAACTTTGGCTTGATGATACAATGAGTTATTCTTGTGCTTATTTTAAGACTTCTAGCGATACTCTTTATGAAGCTCAAATCAATAAAATAGAGCATACCCTTAAAAAGCTTGATTTAAAACCCAATGAAAAGCTTTTAGATATAGGTTGTGGTTGGGGTTGGCTTTCTATTATAGCGGCACAAAAATATGGAGTTAAGGTTGTTGGAATTACTATTTCAGAAGAACAATGCAAGAAAGCCCAAGAAAGAGTAAAAGAGCTTAAGCTTGAGGATAGAGTAGAGATAAGACTTCAAAACTATCAAGATTTGGAATTTGAGGATTATTTTGATAAAGTTGTTTCAGTGGGAATGTTTGAACATGTAGGCAAAGAAAATTTAGGACTTTATTTTATGAAAGCAAAACAAGTATTAAAACCAGGAGGTTCTATGCTTTTGCATTCAATTTTGGCAATGTTTGAAGGAAAAACTAATGCTTGGATAGATAAATATATTTTTCCAGGAGGCTATTTGCCATCATTAAGAGAGGTTGTAAGTGCTATGAGCGAATGGGATTTTCACCTTCTTTTAGCAGAAAGCTTGAGAATACACTATGCAAAAACTTTAGATATGTGGAGTAATAATTTTAATCAAGTATTACCTCAAGTAAGAAAAAAATATGATGAAGAATTTATAAGAATGTGGGATTTATATCTTCGCTCTTGTGCTTCTGCGTTTCGCGTTGGAAGTGTAGATTTGTTTCAATTTTTAATTACAAAAGAAATCAATAATAATCTTAGTCTTACTAAAGAGTATATTTATAAGTAA
- a CDS encoding c-type cytochrome codes for MRELKIFLVVVVFTALVYWGVEPYAHSVMKPHVAPANFDYAAEDTAYAKGIIAEKEIALEDAKKSNDAKRIESAQKDLDKAKENLAKVEELWADVAKIDFTKGNAAKGKEFFNNNCFACHGVKEDDIAANITDSSLGVIPPDLSSAGVIFDEKFLAALIMNPALALKVDHKFGDAFIMTAYNSETSGDSEELVNANIADVIAYLKEVGVKFEAKENATIKQEAELKYSKIEDANEKSALVEKEIAFAKDKSTFIEACGRCHDVKYDNFFTPSNHNDLANYLGSVPPDLSMMIRSRGEQYLHDFINNTQKLLPGTAMPRVGLTEDAQAKVVSYLEKVGDSKKEERESIGIYVMIFFVILSIFAIGWKRSVWSKLH; via the coding sequence ATGAGAGAACTAAAAATATTTTTAGTAGTAGTGGTTTTTACTGCTCTTGTTTATTGGGGAGTTGAGCCTTATGCGCACTCTGTAATGAAACCCCATGTTGCTCCTGCTAATTTTGATTATGCAGCAGAAGATACAGCTTATGCTAAAGGTATCATAGCAGAAAAAGAAATAGCTTTAGAAGATGCGAAAAAATCAAATGATGCAAAAAGAATAGAAAGTGCTCAAAAAGATCTAGATAAGGCTAAAGAAAATTTAGCTAAAGTAGAAGAGCTTTGGGCAGATGTTGCAAAAATTGATTTTACTAAAGGAAACGCCGCAAAAGGCAAGGAGTTCTTTAATAATAATTGTTTTGCATGTCATGGCGTTAAAGAAGATGATATAGCAGCAAATATTACAGATTCTTCTTTGGGTGTAATCCCACCTGATCTTAGTTCAGCAGGTGTTATTTTTGATGAGAAATTTTTAGCCGCTTTGATCATGAATCCTGCTCTTGCTTTAAAAGTAGATCATAAATTTGGCGATGCTTTTATCATGACTGCTTACAATAGTGAAACTTCAGGAGATAGTGAAGAGCTTGTAAATGCAAATATAGCTGATGTTATTGCTTATTTAAAAGAAGTAGGTGTTAAATTTGAAGCTAAAGAAAATGCTACAATTAAACAAGAGGCAGAGCTTAAATACTCAAAAATTGAAGATGCTAATGAGAAATCAGCTTTGGTTGAAAAAGAAATTGCTTTTGCTAAAGATAAAAGTACTTTTATAGAAGCTTGCGGTCGTTGCCATGATGTTAAGTATGATAATTTCTTTACCCCATCTAATCATAATGACTTGGCAAATTATTTAGGTTCAGTTCCACCTGATCTTTCTATGATGATTAGATCTCGCGGAGAGCAATACTTGCATGATTTTATCAATAATACTCAAAAACTTCTTCCAGGAACTGCTATGCCAAGAGTAGGTCTAACAGAAGATGCACAAGCTAAAGTTGTTTCTTATCTTGAAAAAGTGGGTGATAGCAAAAAAGAAGAAAGAGAAAGCATAGGAATTTATGTAATGATATTCTTTGTAATTCTAAGTATTTTTGCTATAGGCTGGAAGCGTTCTGTTTGGTCTAAACTACATTAA
- a CDS encoding SMR family transporter, whose product MILPFIFRRAFLNLIKKELFIAWFFLISAIVFEVLGTSFLKMDNPILAYGFMAIFIAFSYFFMGKAIKKIQVGIAYAVWELLGIILILLVSFILFKESLTSTQMLGIALSIIGIILINIGEVKE is encoded by the coding sequence ATGATTTTGCCATTTATTTTTAGGAGGGCTTTCTTGAATTTAATAAAAAAAGAACTCTTTATAGCCTGGTTCTTTCTTATTAGCGCAATTGTTTTTGAAGTTTTGGGTACAAGTTTTTTAAAAATGGATAATCCTATTTTAGCCTATGGTTTTATGGCTATTTTTATAGCTTTTTCTTATTTCTTTATGGGAAAAGCGATTAAAAAAATTCAAGTAGGAATTGCTTATGCCGTGTGGGAGCTTTTGGGTATTATTCTTATACTTTTAGTTTCTTTTATACTTTTTAAAGAAAGCTTAACTTCGACTCAAATGCTAGGCATTGCTCTTTCTATCATCGGAATCATCCTAATCAATATAGGCGAGGTTAAAGAATAA